A region from the Bacillota bacterium genome encodes:
- a CDS encoding GntR family transcriptional regulator — translation MADYSNPFQIKNMQESLTERVYQYLRYSITHQRIKCGERVSITRLADDLQVSQTPVREALQRLEKEMLVEFETNKGVKIIEITPKDVIEICEISMLLECHAIKLSFEVSDINAIIDDLEGCILKQKESYGMQNFDMFMDYALAFHKVFGKHSNNSRLIHTLNSIQGQMDILVAKFYDGSHAMQDSIAEHGRILRAVREHDVEKTVSEMKNHITNSREKIIKLF, via the coding sequence ATGGCCGATTACTCAAACCCGTTTCAGATCAAAAATATGCAGGAAAGCCTGACCGAAAGGGTCTACCAATACCTGAGGTATTCCATAACGCACCAGAGAATCAAGTGTGGTGAAAGAGTCAGTATAACCAGACTGGCAGATGATCTACAGGTCAGCCAGACGCCGGTCCGGGAGGCGCTACAGCGTTTGGAAAAAGAAATGCTTGTTGAGTTTGAGACCAACAAGGGTGTAAAAATCATCGAAATAACTCCCAAGGATGTAATTGAAATTTGCGAGATAAGCATGCTCCTTGAATGCCACGCAATCAAACTGTCCTTTGAGGTTTCTGACATCAACGCTATTATTGACGATCTGGAAGGTTGCATATTAAAGCAGAAGGAGAGCTATGGAATGCAAAACTTTGATATGTTCATGGATTACGCCTTGGCCTTTCATAAGGTCTTCGGCAAACATTCGAACAACTCGCGGTTGATTCATACTCTCAACAGCATACAGGGGCAAATGGATATCCTGGTTGCAAAGTTCTATGACGGTTCCCATGCAATGCAGGACAGCATAGCCGAGCACGGGAGAATACTTCGGGCTGTAAGGGAACATGATGTTGAGAAAACAGTCAGTGAAATGAAAAATCACATAACCAATTCCAGGGAGAAAATTATAAAACTCTTTTAA